In Calidithermus timidus DSM 17022, the following are encoded in one genomic region:
- a CDS encoding dTDP-4-dehydrorhamnose 3,5-epimerase family protein, with the protein MELEPAAQKALRFQRYDPQPDIVGVFYQPLRKHRSLEGSFMEYLRLQGGRIEGLPIAFDTAQISLSWAVPGRINAFHLHPKRPQDELWCVLEGELLVWLVDVREASPSQGARRKYVLSSEAPGLLHIPTGVAHGYKAGCRGALLLYAMNSQFDPSDPNEGRLPWDHFGTELWEEDRG; encoded by the coding sequence ATGGAACTCGAGCCCGCCGCCCAGAAAGCCTTGCGCTTTCAGCGCTACGACCCCCAACCCGACATCGTGGGGGTCTTCTACCAGCCCCTGCGCAAGCACCGCTCGTTGGAGGGAAGCTTCATGGAGTACCTGCGCTTGCAGGGGGGCAGGATAGAGGGCCTGCCCATCGCCTTCGATACCGCACAGATCTCGCTTTCCTGGGCGGTACCGGGACGCATCAACGCCTTTCACCTTCACCCCAAGCGCCCCCAGGATGAGCTGTGGTGCGTACTCGAGGGCGAGCTGTTGGTGTGGCTGGTCGATGTGCGCGAGGCTTCGCCCAGCCAGGGGGCTCGCCGCAAGTACGTGCTCTCGAGCGAGGCCCCAGGCCTGCTGCACATCCCCACCGGCGTCGCCCACGGCTACAAGGCTGGCTGCCGGGGAGCGCTGCTGCTGTACGCGATGAACAGCCAGTTCGATCCCTCTGACCCCAATGAAGGCCGCCTACCGTGGGATCATTTTGGAACAGAGTTGTGGGAAGAGGATCGGGGGTAG
- a CDS encoding peptidylprolyl isomerase gives MFGISKRVVAIIFGLLVVAFAIGAILLFTPQGQQQARGKVELTVNGKPIYEVDLVRFRANDQILSATADQEGLLKVLAEQNFYNNLVLYQAVTQDASRIRVSSNELRKELDRIKQQLGLSTKEQWDQTLQRIGYTETQVRNELRDQIRINKRIEQVQGEVKPTEEQLKLYYELNKANYRNEERVIARQIVVDDKAIAQKLYEEAKAGADFAELARKNSKVGADQAGALGAESGKSEPKPVTKVIFPTPVGEAVFKLKQGGITQPIESAGRFYIVKVEQYLPAGESSFEEVKDRVTEDVKSLLKEGALERYIEEVRAKVKVEAAKGSNIKLQDPVVAKVGDSEIRLSQVLQPAFANPQFPSFVAQGLGELAIQFFLPQTLDQLITREVVLAEAKKMGQPFFGTKDSIVQQAESYHTRDVTATDEEARKYYNENKVLFTEAATATVTAVNFTKDQEAKAKAFRAAALKGGKLEDLAKAQGGNVQDYGVVTSGTLPPVSNKLVFESKATFPKSNLGEVSEVIKLEDGSFQVLLIKARTPERLKPFEEVAQEARDNVIRTKKVEASSKWVESLKKAAKIENKLQEVLKQLTPPPVKKEEKPADSKQSKPEEKPATPAKP, from the coding sequence GTGTTTGGAATCAGTAAAAGGGTCGTCGCAATCATCTTTGGGTTGCTCGTGGTGGCTTTTGCCATCGGGGCTATCCTGCTCTTCACTCCCCAGGGCCAGCAGCAGGCCAGGGGTAAGGTAGAACTCACCGTCAACGGCAAACCGATTTACGAAGTCGATTTGGTCCGCTTCCGCGCCAACGACCAGATCCTCTCGGCCACCGCCGATCAAGAAGGCTTGCTCAAGGTTTTAGCCGAGCAAAACTTCTACAACAACCTGGTGCTCTACCAGGCCGTCACCCAGGACGCCTCGCGCATTCGGGTCTCCAGCAACGAACTGCGTAAGGAGCTCGACCGGATCAAGCAGCAACTGGGCCTCAGCACCAAGGAGCAGTGGGATCAGACCCTCCAGCGCATCGGTTACACCGAGACCCAGGTGCGTAACGAGCTGCGCGATCAGATCCGCATCAACAAGCGCATCGAGCAGGTTCAGGGCGAAGTCAAGCCCACCGAGGAACAGCTCAAGCTCTACTACGAGCTCAACAAGGCCAACTACCGCAACGAGGAGCGGGTCATCGCCCGCCAGATCGTCGTCGATGACAAGGCCATCGCCCAGAAGCTCTACGAGGAAGCCAAGGCCGGAGCCGACTTCGCCGAACTGGCCAGGAAAAACTCCAAGGTGGGTGCCGACCAGGCCGGAGCTCTGGGGGCCGAGAGCGGTAAGAGCGAGCCCAAGCCGGTGACCAAGGTGATCTTCCCCACCCCGGTGGGCGAGGCGGTGTTCAAGCTCAAGCAGGGTGGCATCACCCAGCCCATCGAGTCGGCGGGCCGCTTCTACATCGTCAAGGTCGAGCAGTACCTCCCGGCGGGCGAATCCTCCTTCGAGGAGGTCAAGGACCGCGTTACCGAGGACGTCAAGAGCCTGCTCAAGGAGGGGGCCCTCGAGCGCTACATTGAAGAGGTGCGGGCCAAGGTCAAGGTCGAAGCGGCCAAGGGCTCAAACATCAAGCTCCAGGACCCCGTGGTGGCCAAAGTGGGCGACAGCGAGATCCGGCTCTCGCAGGTGCTGCAGCCGGCCTTCGCCAACCCGCAGTTCCCCAGCTTCGTGGCTCAGGGCCTAGGCGAGCTGGCCATCCAGTTTTTCCTGCCCCAGACCCTCGACCAGCTCATCACCCGCGAGGTGGTGCTGGCGGAGGCCAAGAAGATGGGCCAGCCCTTCTTCGGCACCAAGGACTCCATCGTCCAGCAGGCCGAGAGCTATCACACGCGCGACGTTACCGCCACCGATGAGGAGGCCCGCAAGTACTACAACGAGAACAAGGTGCTCTTCACCGAAGCGGCTACCGCCACCGTCACCGCTGTCAACTTCACCAAGGACCAGGAGGCCAAAGCCAAGGCTTTCCGTGCTGCAGCCCTCAAGGGCGGCAAGCTCGAGGATTTGGCCAAGGCCCAGGGCGGTAATGTGCAGGACTACGGCGTGGTGACCTCGGGAACCCTGCCTCCGGTTTCCAACAAGCTGGTCTTCGAGAGCAAGGCCACTTTCCCCAAGAGCAACCTGGGCGAGGTCAGCGAGGTGATCAAGCTCGAAGACGGCAGCTTCCAGGTGCTCCTGATCAAGGCCCGCACCCCCGAGCGGCTCAAGCCTTTCGAGGAAGTGGCCCAGGAGGCCCGCGATAACGTGATTCGCACCAAGAAGGTCGAGGCCAGCAGCAAGTGGGTGGAGAGCCTCAAGAAAGCGGCCAAGATCGAGAACAAGCTGCAAGAAGTGCTCAAGCAGCTCACCCCGCCCCCGGTCAAGAAGGAAGAGAAGCCCGCCGATTCCAAGCAGTCCAAGCCGGAGGAGAAGCCCGCCACCCCTGCCAAGCCCTGA
- a CDS encoding MFS transporter: MLPLLLSWLHATNDLFGAFLTPLLPKLQAAFGVSYGAVSLLVAVYSLSSSLLQPVAGLIADRFDRRLLAALGPVLVALGGGLMGFFPTPLALAVALGISGMGSALFHSAGAALVGQYASPERRGFWLSTFGSGGYLGLSLGPIVSLGVVNAGGLRALAWLIPIVLIPAILLLRQAPPATLKAKPSSFTDLARVFRGQVARLWAVSTLRSITFMSFSTTIPFWFAQRNLSDAQTALALSAYSFSATAGAFLGGTLSDRFGRRNVLVGTMAFAIPLYVGLLTLPPENLLYVPLLAVTGALMNAGIPVAVAMAQEHEPTQMATVSGLLMGFTWGFAGLLYGAVGPIIERVGVIPSLAALGLLLIPALLLSLAVREARPRSAPLAQGTGT, translated from the coding sequence ATGCTGCCCTTACTGCTCTCGTGGCTGCACGCCACCAACGACCTCTTCGGGGCCTTTCTCACGCCTTTGTTGCCCAAGCTGCAGGCCGCTTTTGGAGTGAGCTACGGGGCAGTGTCGCTGCTGGTAGCGGTGTACTCCCTCAGCAGCAGCCTGCTGCAACCCGTAGCCGGCCTGATCGCCGATCGCTTCGACCGCCGTCTGCTGGCGGCCTTGGGACCGGTGCTGGTAGCGCTGGGCGGGGGGCTGATGGGCTTCTTCCCTACCCCGCTGGCCCTGGCCGTGGCACTGGGTATCTCGGGAATGGGATCGGCGCTGTTTCACTCGGCAGGAGCCGCGTTGGTAGGGCAATACGCCAGCCCGGAGCGGCGGGGCTTCTGGTTGAGCACCTTCGGCTCAGGGGGCTATCTGGGTCTGTCGCTAGGGCCCATCGTCTCGCTGGGTGTGGTCAATGCCGGCGGGCTCAGGGCATTGGCCTGGCTGATTCCCATCGTTCTAATCCCGGCCATCCTGCTGCTGCGGCAGGCTCCGCCCGCCACCCTCAAGGCAAAGCCCTCGAGCTTCACCGACTTGGCGCGAGTCTTCCGCGGACAGGTGGCCCGGCTGTGGGCAGTCTCGACGCTGCGCAGCATCACCTTCATGAGCTTCTCCACCACCATCCCCTTCTGGTTCGCCCAGCGTAACCTCTCCGACGCCCAGACCGCGCTGGCGCTGTCGGCCTATAGCTTCTCAGCCACCGCCGGGGCCTTCCTAGGCGGCACCCTCTCCGATCGCTTCGGTCGGCGCAACGTGCTGGTGGGGACCATGGCCTTCGCCATCCCGCTCTACGTGGGGCTGCTCACCCTCCCGCCCGAGAACCTGCTCTACGTGCCGCTGCTGGCCGTGACCGGCGCCCTGATGAACGCGGGAATCCCGGTGGCGGTGGCGATGGCGCAGGAGCACGAGCCCACCCAGATGGCCACCGTCTCCGGGCTGCTGATGGGCTTCACCTGGGGTTTCGCCGGGCTGCTGTACGGGGCGGTGGGGCCGATCATCGAGCGGGTGGGGGTCATCCCCAGCCTCGCCGCCCTGGGCCTGCTGCTGATTCCCGCCCTACTCCTCTCGCTGGCAGTACGGGAAGCTAGGCCCCGCTCTGCGCCGCTTGCCCAGGGAACGGGGACGTGA
- a CDS encoding M23 family metallopeptidase, which yields MQIKPGWIVLALVALYALFATVALNQNRRQVTALRQEIEKLEAKLAQGPEGFSFPIPGACLPKNQNNWPGAPREYRKGLNPGFVFVDGDSCVPIVYGMGVLAAGSGEVIKAESVYKENTPAEFAELIKAVANGASPAQMDRLRGREVWIRHAEGFVSVYAHLSEIAPGIRVGVRVRKGEFIGKVGNSGTQAAAQKSRAGARLLFELWDGEPDKDRFFGQDMRREALPAQAKLRFGLE from the coding sequence ATGCAGATCAAGCCGGGCTGGATCGTGCTGGCCCTGGTCGCACTCTATGCCCTGTTTGCAACCGTTGCCCTCAACCAAAACCGGCGTCAGGTCACGGCTTTGCGGCAGGAGATCGAGAAGCTCGAGGCTAAGCTGGCGCAGGGACCTGAAGGCTTCAGCTTCCCTATCCCCGGTGCTTGCCTGCCCAAAAATCAGAACAACTGGCCCGGAGCGCCGCGCGAGTACCGTAAAGGGCTCAACCCCGGCTTTGTCTTCGTCGACGGTGACTCCTGCGTGCCCATCGTCTACGGCATGGGGGTGCTGGCTGCCGGGAGCGGTGAGGTGATCAAGGCCGAGAGCGTCTACAAGGAGAACACCCCTGCCGAGTTCGCCGAACTGATCAAGGCGGTGGCGAACGGGGCCAGCCCCGCCCAGATGGACCGCCTGCGCGGGCGCGAGGTTTGGATACGCCACGCCGAAGGCTTCGTCAGCGTCTATGCTCACCTCTCGGAGATCGCGCCGGGAATACGGGTGGGGGTGCGGGTCAGGAAAGGCGAATTCATCGGGAAGGTTGGCAACTCGGGCACCCAGGCCGCGGCCCAGAAAAGCCGCGCGGGCGCCCGCCTGCTCTTCGAGCTGTGGGACGGAGAACCCGACAAGGACAGGTTTTTCGGACAGGATATGCGGCGCGAAGCCCTACCGGCGCAGGCTAAGCTGAGGTTTGGCTTAGAATAA
- the rfbB gene encoding dTDP-glucose 4,6-dehydratase, translating to MSFKRVLITGGAGFIGSNYIYYALEKHPDWQIVVLDKLTYAGNLENLEPIMDRISFIQGDIADPADVKRAMEGADAVLNFAAESHVDRSLMDPRPFVKTNVEGTLVLLEQARRQGLGRFLHVSTDEVYGDLWGVEGHSLETDPFRPRSPYAASKAAAEHLVFSYGVSYGLEVVVTRGSNTYGPYQYPEKIIPLFITNALEDKPLPVYGQGQALRDYMHAYDHAAGIDLVLHRGNSGEAYNLGAREQIPGSEVAERVLEALGKPRSLIKFVEDRPGHDYRYSVDPSKAEALGWVRKYRFPEGLAETIRWFQANEGWWRRVRAKKEHQELMQSWYAGR from the coding sequence GTGTCGTTTAAGCGCGTGCTGATTACGGGTGGAGCAGGGTTCATCGGTTCAAATTACATCTACTACGCTCTCGAGAAACACCCCGACTGGCAGATCGTCGTGCTGGACAAGCTGACCTATGCGGGCAACCTGGAAAACCTCGAGCCCATCATGGACCGCATCAGCTTCATTCAGGGCGACATCGCCGACCCCGCGGACGTGAAGCGGGCCATGGAGGGAGCCGACGCGGTGCTCAACTTCGCCGCCGAGAGCCACGTGGATCGCTCGCTCATGGACCCTCGCCCCTTCGTCAAAACCAATGTCGAGGGCACCCTGGTGCTGCTCGAGCAGGCCCGCAGGCAGGGACTCGGGCGCTTCCTGCACGTCTCCACCGACGAGGTCTACGGCGACTTGTGGGGCGTGGAGGGGCACTCCCTCGAGACCGACCCCTTCCGCCCGCGCAGCCCCTACGCCGCCAGCAAGGCCGCCGCCGAGCACCTGGTGTTCAGCTACGGCGTCAGCTACGGGCTCGAGGTGGTGGTAACGCGGGGATCGAACACCTATGGCCCCTACCAGTACCCCGAGAAGATCATCCCGCTGTTCATCACCAACGCGCTGGAGGACAAACCCTTGCCGGTCTACGGTCAAGGCCAGGCCCTGCGCGACTACATGCACGCCTACGATCACGCTGCCGGCATCGACCTGGTACTCCACCGCGGCAACAGCGGGGAGGCCTACAACCTCGGCGCCCGCGAGCAGATCCCCGGCAGCGAAGTGGCCGAGCGGGTGCTCGAAGCGTTGGGCAAGCCCCGTAGCCTCATCAAGTTCGTCGAGGACCGCCCCGGCCACGACTACCGCTACTCCGTCGACCCCTCCAAGGCCGAGGCGCTGGGCTGGGTGCGCAAGTACCGCTTCCCCGAGGGCCTGGCCGAAACCATCCGCTGGTTCCAGGCCAACGAGGGTTGGTGGCGACGGGTGCGCGCGAAGAAGGAACACCAGGAGCTGATGCAGTCCTGGTATGCCGGGCGCTGA
- a CDS encoding phage holin family protein: MRNFLIRLIINTVALWVVSSLYGGITFAPGSGLGDYLLAGLVLGLVNTFIRPVLLVLTLPINFLSLGLFTLVVNAVVLLIVAALTSLNVSGFVGAVVGALLLTVVSYLLNLLLR, from the coding sequence ATGCGCAACTTCTTGATTCGCCTGATCATCAACACGGTGGCTTTATGGGTCGTCAGCTCGTTGTACGGTGGGATCACTTTTGCTCCCGGCAGCGGCCTGGGGGACTACCTGTTGGCGGGGCTGGTGCTGGGTCTGGTCAACACTTTCATTCGACCCGTGCTGCTCGTGCTGACCCTGCCCATCAACTTTCTGAGCCTGGGACTGTTCACGCTGGTGGTCAACGCGGTCGTGCTGCTGATCGTCGCCGCTCTGACCTCGCTCAACGTCAGCGGCTTCGTGGGCGCTGTGGTCGGGGCCTTGCTGCTGACGGTCGTGAGCTACTTGCTGAACCTGCTTCTGCGCTGA
- a CDS encoding CBS domain-containing protein has product MTSSVRQLILAKGNRVHTISPEATVFEALERMAMYDIGALVVVEGERVVGIFSERDYARKVVLVGRVSRETKVREIMTDEVITVSPDTTVGECMAIMTGKRVRHLPVMEGEKLAGLISIGDVVKAIMSEQELMIAELESYITGSR; this is encoded by the coding sequence ATGACCTCGAGTGTGCGGCAGCTCATCCTGGCCAAAGGCAACCGGGTCCACACCATCAGCCCCGAGGCTACCGTGTTTGAAGCCCTCGAGCGCATGGCCATGTACGACATCGGGGCGCTGGTGGTGGTCGAGGGCGAGCGGGTGGTGGGCATCTTCTCCGAGCGCGACTACGCCCGCAAGGTGGTGCTGGTGGGCCGGGTCTCGCGCGAGACCAAGGTACGGGAGATCATGACCGACGAGGTCATCACGGTCAGCCCCGATACCACCGTGGGCGAGTGCATGGCGATCATGACCGGCAAGCGTGTGCGCCACCTGCCGGTGATGGAGGGGGAAAAGCTGGCGGGCCTGATCTCTATCGGCGACGTGGTCAAGGCCATCATGAGCGAGCAGGAGCTCATGATCGCCGAGCTCGAGTCCTATATCACCGGATCGCGCTAA
- a CDS encoding thiol-disulfide oxidoreductase DCC family protein translates to MKTIVLFDGVCNLCNGIVRFIVRCDPQGRFRFASQQSEVGRELLRKHGLLEAQSIVVLEGGRVYLESDAALHIFYRLGGAWRLLCALRVIPKPLRDRAYRFVAGKRYRLFGRLEQCATPTPELRRRCL, encoded by the coding sequence ATGAAGACCATCGTGCTGTTCGACGGGGTGTGCAACCTCTGTAACGGCATAGTGCGCTTCATCGTCCGGTGCGACCCGCAGGGACGCTTCCGCTTTGCCTCGCAGCAATCCGAAGTGGGGAGGGAGCTTTTGCGAAAGCACGGTCTGCTCGAGGCCCAAAGCATAGTGGTGCTCGAGGGGGGGCGGGTTTACCTCGAGTCCGACGCGGCTTTGCACATCTTTTACCGGCTGGGTGGGGCCTGGCGGCTGCTTTGTGCCCTGCGGGTCATCCCCAAGCCGCTGCGCGACCGGGCGTACCGCTTCGTAGCCGGCAAGCGCTACCGCCTCTTCGGTAGGCTCGAACAGTGCGCGACACCCACCCCCGAGCTGAGGCGGCGCTGCTTGTAA
- the moaA gene encoding GTP 3',8-cyclase MoaA, which yields MKLLDKYGRIIKDLRISVTPRCNLHCLYCHPLGWEMTEPPGTVTVEDVRNFLEAMQLLGLESVRFTGGEPLVRKELPEMIAAARDLGIGDIAITTNGMLLRRKAKELKAAGLRRINLSMDSVTPEVFRAMTRGGEVGKVWEAIDTAFELGLEPVKLNAVMIRGMNEGEVIPLASLSLDKPLHVRFLEYMHLDNSNPEVYRQRFIAGRETKAVLERHFGPLKKLDTDPTAPARVYQIPGALGTIGFINPVTEPFCSNCSRLRLTSDKKLRPCLLTDLEMDIAWAFEAPNPLEALVDAILLATDRKPAFGNTLPHLRERVMVGIGG from the coding sequence ATGAAACTACTCGATAAGTATGGCCGCATCATCAAGGACCTGCGCATCTCCGTGACGCCGCGTTGCAACCTGCACTGCCTGTACTGCCATCCGCTGGGATGGGAGATGACCGAGCCTCCTGGCACCGTCACCGTCGAGGACGTGCGCAACTTCTTGGAGGCCATGCAGCTGCTGGGGCTCGAGTCGGTGCGCTTTACGGGCGGGGAGCCGCTGGTGCGCAAGGAATTGCCCGAGATGATCGCCGCGGCCCGCGACCTGGGGATCGGGGATATCGCCATCACCACCAACGGCATGCTCTTGAGGCGTAAGGCCAAAGAGCTCAAAGCTGCTGGACTGAGGCGCATAAACCTCTCCATGGACTCGGTGACCCCCGAGGTCTTCCGCGCCATGACCCGTGGGGGAGAGGTTGGGAAGGTTTGGGAGGCCATCGACACCGCCTTTGAGTTGGGCCTCGAGCCCGTCAAGCTCAACGCGGTGATGATCAGGGGCATGAACGAGGGTGAGGTGATTCCGCTGGCCTCGCTCTCGCTGGACAAGCCGCTGCACGTGCGCTTCCTCGAGTACATGCACCTTGACAACTCCAACCCCGAGGTCTACCGGCAGCGCTTTATCGCCGGGCGCGAAACCAAAGCCGTCCTCGAGCGGCACTTCGGCCCCTTGAAAAAGCTCGACACCGATCCCACCGCTCCGGCACGGGTCTACCAGATTCCGGGCGCGCTGGGCACCATCGGCTTCATCAACCCGGTGACAGAGCCCTTCTGCTCCAATTGCTCCCGCTTGCGCCTGACCTCCGACAAGAAACTGCGGCCCTGCCTGCTCACCGACCTCGAGATGGACATCGCCTGGGCCTTCGAGGCCCCCAACCCGCTCGAGGCCCTGGTCGATGCCATCCTGCTGGCCACCGACCGCAAACCCGCTTTTGGTAACACCCTACCCCACCTGCGCGAGCGGGTGATGGTGGGCATTGGCGGCTAG
- a CDS encoding HAD family hydrolase, protein MRALLFDLDGTLADTDRLHEQAWLEVLLPYGIRGDHAFYQQHISGHLNPEIVSRLLPHLPPLERTALIEVKERRFRELAQGLKALPGLEGLWRWARERGLTLALVTNAPRPNAEHVLQALGAEFDLVVLAEELAAGKPDPLPYRTALGRLGLDPAEALAFEDSPSGVRSAVGAGIRTIGLTTGHDPRGLLEAGAFLLIDDFSDGRLWEYLEGESDS, encoded by the coding sequence ATGCGCGCCTTGCTGTTTGATCTCGATGGCACCCTAGCCGACACCGACCGCCTGCACGAGCAGGCTTGGCTCGAGGTCCTGCTCCCCTACGGCATCCGGGGGGATCATGCCTTCTACCAGCAGCACATCAGCGGCCACCTCAACCCCGAGATCGTATCCCGGTTGCTGCCTCACCTTCCCCCGCTCGAGCGCACCGCGTTGATCGAGGTCAAGGAGCGGCGTTTCCGCGAGCTGGCTCAGGGCCTGAAGGCCCTGCCGGGGTTGGAAGGGTTGTGGCGCTGGGCCAGGGAGCGGGGCCTGACGCTGGCCTTGGTGACCAACGCCCCTCGCCCTAACGCCGAGCACGTGCTCCAGGCCCTGGGCGCGGAATTCGACCTGGTGGTGCTGGCCGAGGAACTGGCCGCCGGAAAGCCCGATCCCCTGCCCTACCGCACTGCCCTGGGGCGGCTGGGGCTAGACCCCGCCGAGGCCCTGGCCTTCGAGGATTCCCCCTCGGGGGTGCGCTCGGCGGTGGGAGCGGGGATTCGCACCATCGGCCTGACCACCGGTCACGACCCCCGGGGCCTGCTCGAGGCTGGGGCCTTCTTGCTGATCGACGATTTCAGCGACGGGCGGCTGTGGGAATACCTGGAAGGGGAATCCGATAGCTGA
- a CDS encoding AI-2E family transporter, whose protein sequence is MIQTFQQVWSSPWLRLVVYVLLLVALFQALGRIQSAVTTLMLAFVFSYLTSPIVRWFERRRLPRFIGVIAVYAGLGLFLALASVLLADMVAQLSAFVASLPAILAPFFNWVGGLPEQIGRIQLPPALEQALQQASVSLQTLLQGFTQTLLNALRALLSQGGNAIGFFASVLGGVFQLFTALTISIYLLYDLPKIGQTMLRAVPLPYQPLALEIAGKLDRAVGGYVRGQILVALCVGTVVGVGLWIVGIPLAASLGFLAFIFNFIPFVGIIISSVPAILLALTQDPPLIKALLTVLVLWIANQLEGNLFGPQIVGKAVNIHPVTAISAILIFAGLFGIPGALLAVPTVAFVKVLFTDYYLNSRFYREG, encoded by the coding sequence GTGATTCAGACCTTTCAGCAGGTGTGGAGCAGTCCCTGGCTGCGGCTCGTCGTTTATGTGCTCTTGCTCGTCGCGCTGTTTCAGGCCCTGGGCCGGATCCAGAGCGCCGTCACCACGCTGATGCTGGCTTTCGTGTTCTCCTACCTGACCAGCCCCATCGTGCGATGGTTCGAGCGGCGCAGACTGCCTCGCTTCATCGGTGTCATCGCGGTCTACGCGGGCCTGGGGCTGTTCCTGGCGTTGGCCTCGGTGCTGCTGGCCGACATGGTGGCCCAGCTCTCCGCCTTCGTCGCCAGCCTGCCCGCCATCCTGGCCCCCTTCTTCAACTGGGTCGGCGGTCTACCCGAGCAGATCGGGCGCATCCAGCTGCCCCCGGCCCTCGAGCAAGCCCTGCAACAGGCCTCGGTCTCGCTGCAGACGCTGCTCCAGGGCTTCACCCAAACCCTCCTCAACGCCTTGCGGGCCCTGCTGTCACAGGGGGGCAACGCCATCGGTTTCTTCGCCTCGGTGTTGGGTGGGGTCTTCCAGCTTTTCACGGCGCTTACCATCTCCATCTACCTGCTCTACGACCTCCCCAAGATTGGGCAGACCATGCTGCGGGCCGTGCCCCTTCCCTACCAGCCGCTGGCCCTGGAGATCGCCGGCAAGCTCGACCGGGCGGTGGGCGGATACGTGCGCGGTCAAATCCTGGTGGCGCTGTGTGTGGGAACGGTGGTGGGGGTCGGGCTGTGGATCGTGGGGATCCCGCTGGCGGCTAGCCTGGGCTTCCTGGCCTTCATCTTCAACTTCATCCCCTTCGTGGGGATCATCATCTCCTCGGTCCCGGCCATCCTGCTGGCCCTGACCCAAGACCCACCCCTGATCAAGGCGCTGCTGACCGTGCTGGTTCTGTGGATCGCCAACCAGCTCGAGGGCAACCTCTTTGGCCCCCAGATCGTGGGTAAGGCGGTCAACATCCACCCCGTGACCGCCATCTCGGCCATCCTGATCTTTGCCGGCCTCTTCGGCATCCCCGGAGCGCTGCTGGCGGTGCCTACGGTGGCGTTCGTCAAGGTTCTGTTCACGGATTACTACCTCAACAGCCGTTTTTACCGGGAGGGGTAG